The Thunnus thynnus chromosome 13, fThuThy2.1, whole genome shotgun sequence genome segment AGAGTCTAGTCGTTGGAGTCAAGGGCCTCCATTCCTGAAGCAGAGTGCTGAACATTGGCCAAAGAAGCCTGAGCATGAAACAGCATTGGGCTCATCAGAACTGAAAGGTATCACCTTCTGTTGTTTTACCACCGTAGAGCCTGACATCAGCATCCCAGATGCCTCTCAATTCAGTACATGGAAGGAGTTGGTGGAGGCAGCTCAGCAGGTATGTCAGGGTGCTCATGGGGCGGCAGTGGACCCAGCAAACAGTCAGCTCATTAGTCACCGAGATGCAGAGATCTTCTTGCTGAGAGGGTGTCAAGCCCATAGCTTCCCAGAAGAAGTTGCTGCCCTCAAAGCGCAGAAACCTGTGCCAAACCACAGTCGTCTGGCCAGCCTTGCTCCGGAGTGGGATTCTTCCACTTGCATACTCCGAGTGGGAGGGAGGCTACGAAGACTGCAGAACTCAAGCATAGGAGAGATCCACCCTATTGTGTTAGACCCAAGGCACCCTGCGACAAAACTCCTCATCAAAGACATTGATGAACGTCTGTTGCACCCAGGCACAGAGCGGGTGTATGCAGAGATACGCAGGCAGTATTGGATCTTGCGAGGACGGCAGGCTGTCAGACATCACCAACTCAACTGTCCATCTTGCCAGCGATGGAGAGCTCAGCCAAAGATCCCGCAGATGGCAGACCTGCCTCTGCAGCGCCTCAGACTTCTCTGTCCACCCTTCTATTCAACAGGTGTTGATTGTTTTGGGCCTTACCTGGTCAAGGTAGGCAGGAGGACGGAGAAGCGCTGGGGGGTTATCTTCAAGTGCCTCACGACCCGCGCCATTCACACCGAGCTCCTCAACTCTATGGATGCGGATGCCTTCCTCCTTGCTCTTCGTCGGTTCGTCGCAAGACGGGGCCGACCAAAGGAGATACTATCAGATTGTGGTACAAACTTCCGTGGGGCTGAGCGGGAACTCCGTGAAGCTTTTGCAGCCATGGAACCACAACTGAAAGAACAGTTGACAGAATACCAGATCGACTTCCAATTTAACCCACCAAACGCTCCCCACTTTGGTGGAGCATGGGAGAGGGAAGTTCGTTCCATCAAGGCTGGTCTTCAAGTTGCAGTGGGGAGCCAGGCCGTTTCAGAAGATGTCCTACACACAACCTTAGTGGAAGTAGAGGGGATATTGAACTCAAAACCGCTAGGATACGTGTCAGCTGACGTCGCTGACCCTGACCCCATCACGCCTAACATCCTTCTCATGGGGCGGCGAGATGCAGTGCTGCCTCAAGTGGCCTATGTCCCGTCGGGCATAGGGCGGCGAAGATGGCGCCACTGTCAGGTTCTTGTGGACCAGTTTTGGATCCAGTATATACGGAGCTACTTACCTACTCTTCAGACACGGCAGAAATGGCAGAGGTCATCAAGTAACGTGACTGTGGACTCAGTCGTCCTGATTATGGATCCATCGCTTCCCAGAGCTCAATGGCCCATCGGGAGAGTTATTAAGACGGTCACCAGTCAGGACGGATGCATCAGAACTGCAGAAGTCCTGGTGAAAGGTAAAGTCTATACAAGACCAGTTGCTCGCCTAATCCAGCTCCCTGCTCTCAAGGACGATATCAAAGACACTTGAAGAATTCCATTATTACACATTTGCTGCTCAAATGTGGGGGCGGCTGTTGGGAATTCTGTACATTTAGAgacctttattttgaaattacGATTCTTGTTTACACTTCCTCTCTTCGTTTTGCCGGCTTTCCCGGTGCAGAAGTCACTGACGATGTAAGTTGCAATATCGTAAGCTATAAGGTGCATGTAGCATGATAACTCTCTGTATTTCATGACATGGCATTGTCTAGGTTATGCTAAGGTGTTCATTATTTGTTTAGTAATTAGCATGTTCGGAAACTAGCCTTGCTAGGCGCTAAGCTAATTTGTTAGCCTTGTTAGTTTGCTGTATGTATGTGAACACAGTTGATGTGGTTTCAGTCTGTGTTATTATAACAAGAGTGATTACTGCCCCAGTTTAGGTTAACATTCACCCTGAGAGGATTTAGATCtcatttgatgattttaaatgttaaattagtACTGGTCATCATTAGCCATGTAACAACAAATATGAACAGTGACAACTCAGAGacattatgtgtatttgtttgttctttatttcagaAACTGTAATGATCTGCACCACTAAGTTGTACTATTTGTACCACTCTTACACTGCAAGTAAAGGAGTTAAACAACATTGATGACTCTGTGCTCTCTGACCGGAGCCCTGTAGCGGTCAATCACAACACAGACCAGCATCAGGGGGTGGAATACCCAACACATCAAACCTCTGAACACTGAACATTAGTTTATGAATCTCCGTCCTTCAAGTAACTTCCTGCACaaactttattcttttataaaaacatttcttacCTTTCTCAATGATCAGATCgatgtgatgtttttcatcATTGTTCCACCCAGATATCTCCACCATGCATCCGTACAGTCCAGtatcttcttctgtggttttcaGGATCGTCAGAGAAACATTTCCATCCTCCAGTCGTCCCAGTAACTGATACCTGCTGGAAACTCTGGTTGATTCTATCACTTTACGTCCGTCTGTGGAGATGATCCGGTTGTTGCAGCCTCTAAGTGGTATTGATCCTCGACCCCAGCAAACTTCCGTCGCTCCGTTATGCCTGATGTCATATTTACACGGCAGAGTGACGTCCTCACCTGCTCGACCAACAACCTTCATGctgctccagctgctgctgcgtTCAATGactgaagacacaaagagacactTCAACACTTTCAGGTCTGTTAGCAGCTAAAATCTGTTGTTTCATATAAACACACCACAGAAACTGTCTCTAACTGTCTCATATTACATAAAGTCAGTGTGAAGTCAGAGTTATAGAAAGTTAAAGAGCAGAGTACCTGTGAGGAGAACGATCAGCAACCTGCTCACAGTCTTCATGATCAACATCAAACTGACACAtgaacatttcctgttttatcagtcaGTTTGAGACTAAAGTGTACAGAAATGTGAACACTTCACACTGAGGTCAGAAAGTGGGAGGAATTCACACATCAGACCTCAGAAGTACTGAATGTTTCCTCTTCTGTGTCTTCAGCTCCACTACACTTAAAAAATGACCTGCAGCAGCTCAAACTACTTTACAAAAAGGCATCAAAACAAgagataaacacaaaacaaacaaacaggaagaataAAATCGATAAAACAAGATGAAATGGAACcgcaaattaaaataaattaaattaaattaaatgagaaaactgAATTCTCGTCCTCCAGCTTTAGTTTGGActtttgcatgtttaaaataCATGCTGGTTGGTGGATCAGATACATGCCCATTAAACACCAGCTAATTACATTGTTAACTCACTGTCCATCATGTGTGTGATGGTATTTGAGTTTAGTTTTTTCAGCTGTTACAGTAACACCCAgtttgctgcttcctgtttgctGCATGCCTAGTCATTGACAATGTTCATGTCATTGAACTTCACTAATTGCATGAGTCAAAACTAAAGACTTAagataatattaaacatgtttgacgTTATTGGAACatcaagacaagaaaaagactGACTTAAGACAGCTCGGACTGagttttttgcttttgtgtttgatgCAAGGCCGTCATTAGTAATGTTCCCTCAGAGTTTAATGATGGTTTCTTATCACTGTTTactaaatgacattaaaaacaagcagtaaatcACCTGTTTCATGTTCCCTAACGTGCCGTCTATGTACTGGGTGTTTCCTTAGCGGTGGTTAGTGAAAACTGGATTTATCAAAATGCTGAAAGCTTCTAGAAACAACCTGCtgaaacaggcagacagattATTTGCCTCAGACACAAGAAGCCATGCTGTTAATTTTGGCGTCATGTTGGTTAAAATGTCGGTGACATtctcatgtaaacaaacactcaGGTAAACACAACAGgcaagtattatgagcttgatgtagttaaagtattgcagtaaaagtacataagtattatgagcttgatgtagttaaagtattgcagtaaaagtacataagtattatgagcttgatgtagttaaagtattgcagtaaaagtacataagtattatgagcttgatgtagttaaagtattgcagtaaaagtacataagtattatgagcttgatgtagttaaagtattgcagtaaaagtacataagtattatgagcttgatgtagttaaagtattgcagtaaaagtagtggtttggtccctctgactgatatattattatatatgacatcattagattattaatagtgaagcatcagtgttagagcagcatgttactgttgtagctgctggaggtggagctagtttacactactttatatacagttagctagtttagtccagtggttcccaacctaggggtcgggcccctccaaagggtcagcagataaatctgaggggtggtgagatgattaatgggagaggaaagaagaaaaaacaaagttctgatacacaaatctgttttcagtttttggactttttctctaatctttgatttttgctgaaatcatttgaacatttattgaaatgaaagcatgtgagaagtttagagggaaaaatccctgcaagtacagtacttgagtaaatgttttatatatatattgaatcAAAATCGATTTAATGTGAATTTTTTGACACTGATCGACAGAAAAAGACCTTTGAATGTCAAAGAGGAAAAAGATCTCTACAAAGTGATTTAAATCATTATCTGTTTTACTCATAAAATTGAGATCTGATGACTAactaaataaatgtagtggagtagaagcataaagtagcatcaaatggaaatactcatgtaaagtacctaaaaattgtacttaagcTCAGTACTTATGTACATGTATTTGATTACTTTCCGCCTCTGTGTTCAACTTTATTTAATCGTTCAGTTGAATGAAAAACTTTTTTCAGGACCATAAACGGAGGtatgatgtattattttatttgcacagcAGATTTCAAAGTAAAGATGCAAAAGACTTTACAGAACATGATTAACATACAATGGTTGAATGAAGATTTTTAAACAATACCAAAAAACCCAACAGGAAACATGACATAAAAGCAAAGATAAACATGTAAGAACTGATTAAGTTTGATTAAAAAGGTATTTCTTTAAGGGAGTTCCACAAAACAGCTTCATGTTAATCTATGTGGCTTGTTATAAAAGTATGTTTCAGCATCCTCAAGTGTTAAAAACTGTCTAATATTGGAGATGTTCctataaaacatattaataagAGTCCCATCTTCAAATTCTTTCTGTATTCTAGATTAGGAAGCATGAATGTTCAGCGAGCGCTCCAGTGGTGACGGATATTTGGGCCACAACTCTTTAACAAGATCTGTAGCTTCCTCGAAATCATGAAACTCTTCTTCAGGTCTGATTAGACGTGTTCCTGTCTCACAGTAGGTGAGGTTTTCTCTCAGTCGGTCACTACCAAACTTCAGCACctaaaacagaagaacagaacaggATGACGAGCAGCACAacaagtcaatcaatcaatcaatcaatttttatttatatagcgccaaatcacaacagaagtcatctcaaggcacttttcacatagagcaggtcaagaccgtactctttaatttacagagacccaacaattcccccatgagcagcacttggcgacagcggtaaggaaaaactcccctttaacgggtagaaacctcaagcagaccccggctcttggtgggcggccatctgctttgaccggttgggttgagagagagaaagagagagagaaagagagagggaaagggggaggggggacagaagaaaaacaatcacaacaacaacaacaagcacaagcagcaatagccagggaaggatgccatcaggattgtgaaggaccgcgaaggctcggcccagaacccagggtttcctgtgagatgagaaagcacaaaaaactccggggaagaagcaaagttagtgacatgcattgatgttacatgaatacatacagatggagaggaggaggaggagagaggagctcagtgcatcatgggaagtcccccggcagtctaggcctatagcagcataactaagggctgatccaaggcgagcctggtcggccctaactataagctttatcaaaaaggaaagttttaagcctactcttaaacatagagagggtgtctgcaccccggactgaatccggtagatggttccatagaagaggagcctgatagctgaaggctctgcctcccatgctacttttaaagactgtagggaccaccagtaagcctgcatactgggagcgcagtgttctagtggtataatacggtattatgagctcttcaagatatgatggtgcctgaccattaagggctttgtacattaggagaaggattttaaattctattctagattttacaggaagccaatgtagtgaagctaaaatgggagaaatgtgatctttttgtctagttttagtcagtacacgtgcagctgcattctggaccagctggagagtctttagagacttgttagggcagcctgataataaggaactgcaataatccagcctagaagtaacaaatgcgtgaactagtttttctgcatcttttagggacaggatgtgcctgatttttgcaatattacataagtgaaaaaaggcagtccttgagatttgacttatgtgggagttaaaggacatatcctgatcaaagataactcccagattccttacggtggtgctggaggccagggtaatgccatccagagtagctttatcattagataatgtgtttctaaggtgtttagggccaagcacaataacttcagttttatctgaatttagtagtagaaaattgcaggtcatccaggtctttatgtcgttaaggcatgcttggagtttgtttagctgattggtttcatcaggcttcactgataaatataattgggtgtcatctgcataacaatgaaaatttatggagtgtttcctaataatattacctaaaggaagtaTATccaaggtgaatagtattggtccaagtacagaaccttgtggaactccgtgtctaacttttgccttcacggaggattcatcattaacatgtacaaactgaaatcggtctgataaataggacttaaaccagcttaatgcagttcctttaatgccaattaaatgttctagtctctgcaaaaggatttgatggtcaattgtgtcgaatgcagcactaagatctaacaggacaagtatagagacaaatcctttgtccgatgcagttaggaggtcatttgtgactttcaccagtgctgtttctgtgatatgatgcgctctaaatcctgactgaaaatcctcaaataaactattgttatgtagaaagtcacataactgattagagactgctttctcaaagatcttggatagaaatggaaggttagatataggtctataattggctaaaacacctggaTCAatagtaggcttcttaagaagaggtttaattacagctactttaaaggactgtggtacatagcctgttactaaagacaaattaatcatatctagtaaagaagtgctcactaagggtaaggcttccttaagcagcctagttgggatgggatctaagagacaggttgatggtttagctgaacaaatcattgaagttagttcagacaagtctactggagaaaaacagtccaaatatatgtcaggatttactgccgtGTCTCCACAAAACGGCTGTAATAACCCCAATTTTTAAGTCTGGGACACCGTTTCAGTCAACTGAAAACAGAGCTGTAAATGAGCCAGAGTTAGTTGTCCCTGGCCAGATGTTAAAAAGGCAACCTTTAACTAGAATaactaataacaataaaattacaTGTCTTATAAAATGTATGGTACATATAATTAAAATGCACACACTAAAAGAACAGGACACATCTACCAATCAAACAATGTCACAGCACAATACAGAGTAGTTAGTAAATGGTAAATTGTAAATGGGGTGTACCACAAGGCTCAATACTGGGTCCTTTGCTCCTCtgttgatatataaataaatgattcacCTGAAAGCTGTTAAGAGGTTGTGTGTGAAGTGTACgcagatgacactgtgatttaTGCATAACAACAATCCAGTGACACTGAATCATACCAAACACGTTTTCATTGCAGAGAACAGTGTTGAGTAGATTTACATCACACTGTTAGAgagcctcacacggggcaccaACTGTTAGAGAGCCTCACACAGGGCACCAACTGTTAGAGAGCCTCACGCGGGGCACCAACTGTTAGAGAGCCTCACACAGGGCACCAACTGTTAGAGAGCCTCACGCGGGGCACCAACTGTTAGAgagcctcacacggggcaccaAGTGTTGGGTCTGTGAGGAGCATGgctggttattagcaataattaataataattatcagaTATAATTATGAATGATTGAagttaataaattattaatatgtattaataaaaatggggcaccacctggaaactgggaccaataaccagacaataaggtagtctcataaaagagttcaccttgaatgctaatatctgaggGATGTCAACATTCACAAGTGAACAAAGAAGGTTTGAATTCAATCAGCaacttttcacaatatataataataataatgacaaaagacttctctttaaagatataacaatGTTTATTAAACAATAGCAGAGTTAACAGACTTAGCAGATGCTTTGATCAATAAACCAAtatcctaaaatctaattctatctaagcaaacatacataaaacaatAACTATGTACAGTGAAAATACATGCAAGTGggagcatgtgtatgtgtgtatatccaGAGATGGTAACACTTCACACTGAGGTCTAAACATCCTGAGAGGACGTCACACATCAAACCTCAGAAGTACTGAACGAGTCGTCTGCTGAAACACACTGAGTCTTCAGCTccactacactgtaaaaaatgaccTGCAGCAGCTCAAACTGCTTTGcaaaaagacatcaaaacaatagataaacataaatcacataaacaggatttaaaaagaataaaatagcagataaaacaagatgaaatggaaccacaaattaaattaaactgaattaaaaactgaatgctgatCCTCCAGCTTTATTCTTGtacttttggatttttttcaagGACTTTATTTGTTCCCAGCAAACACTGAAATCACGAAACTCAAGTCAAACTGCTTTTAAGCTTTTAGACTCAATCTACAAATGACATTGTAGAATGAATTCTTTCAGTTGTTGTTTCAGGGCATCAAACCTTTACCAAACATTATTCAACAGCAGTAAGGTTTCTACACAGAGCTGtccctctcttctgattggttcTGCCTCCTGTCAGTCGCTGTGCTCTGATTGGTCCTCCACACTCCTGcagacacatgaaataaaaacaaaactttgatCAGTTTTAAATGATTGTAGTTTTGTTTCCTTAAAGTTGATGAAAGtaaaagtttagtttagttttcatgatgtaatgatgtaatTTGGCCTCATGAGGGCGACGATCGATTGAAAATCAGATTATTTCTgtaaacagatgaaaataatgTGACATGGAGCTGCTGTGAAACATGAACTGTTGTCTGGTTTTtatgctgctgtaaataaacagaCTGTTGCTTTATGAAGCTTCttgtcttttgtgtttctgtgtctcaaAGTCAGATTGAAAAAACTTTAATGACACGACTGTAAagataaactgacatttattcaCATTCACAACATTGATACAGAAggaaaaagatatatatatatatatatatagacctTCATGTATGTAATAATGAACATGTTTGcttccttttaaaataaaaagtatttaaagttTGAGGCTCTTAAATGATCAGAGTGAGAAACCAATCAACACGATCAATGCATGGATATCTTTTCATAATAAGACAGAAGTCTTGTAGACAgatgtattgattaaaatagaagcgTATGACTCAAACGTGGGCGTAGGAAGCATTTTTAACAGAGTAGATGTCATTTCCTGTATTCTGGTGTCTTTTAACAGGTGGTTTGACAGGATGGGTccattttatcatttcatccAGAGGACGTGTTTGACACCAGATCACATATCTGAAGAtattaaaaagctaaaagtaCAGAAATGGATTTGATGACTAATTCAGAGCCATCTTTAATAATAACACTCAGTGTTTATTTAAACTTGAGGATCTCTTTATGTTTGCATACAGTTGCAATTTCTGttaattaatttctttaatGTTAACAAATCAATGAGTAAAGTGGAGAACGACTGTAGTCAAAGTGTCTCGATGCAATAAACTACATTCATCTTCTAATCATTTCTATTATATGAAGAATCACAGGacctgaggtgtgtgtgtgtgtgtgtgtgtgtgtgtgtgtgtgtgtgtgtgtgtactgactgtaaGCAGCTATCAGCAGCAGTGCAGGTATGAGGAAGACAATGAAGAGTTTCACTCTGTTTCCGATGAAGATGTGCAGATTGGTTACCTGCTGAGCAGATGTGCTCCACAActgtgaacaaacaaacaaacaaatgatgaaaACTCTTCTGGTTGATACGTTTACAGTCAAATAACTGATGTTAAAGGAGTGAAAAtctgtttctctgcttttaAACAACTGGATGAAACGACTTCATCACAACATCTGGAGACAATTCACTCTGAGAGAA includes the following:
- the LOC137196316 gene encoding hepatitis A virus cellular receptor 1 homolog; its protein translation is MLIMKTVSRLLIVLLTVIERSSSWSSMKVVGRAGEDVTLPCKYDIRHNGATEVCWGRGSIPLRGCNNRIISTDGRKVIESTRVSSRYQLLGRLEDGNVSLTILKTTEEDTGLYGCMVEISGWNNDEKHHIDLIIEKVNPPASTTAATTTERGSQVTVVYETTELTVTLVEEVS